The following coding sequences are from one Megamonas funiformis window:
- a CDS encoding MotA/TolQ/ExbB proton channel family protein: MSDVLMYFEKGGLVMYPLLICSLVIIFIAIERYLFYKSIDSGHLFTKQYCDILSGETLEKAFEFAKTHKGACANILTQASPLPTVERTEAFMEMKGNIVMSRLREKLSYLSVITTLAPLLGLLGTIVGMITTFSIFNIQAGQPMAITGGIGEALIATASGLCVAILSLCVHSYLSHKMNNIITNMEQCFSALSEAKVRGANK; the protein is encoded by the coding sequence TTGTCTGATGTATTAATGTATTTTGAAAAAGGTGGATTAGTAATGTATCCACTACTTATTTGTTCACTAGTTATTATTTTTATTGCTATTGAACGATATCTGTTTTATAAATCTATTGATTCTGGTCATTTATTTACTAAACAATATTGCGATATTCTATCTGGAGAAACGCTAGAAAAAGCTTTTGAATTTGCTAAAACACATAAAGGAGCTTGTGCTAATATTCTAACTCAAGCAAGTCCTTTGCCTACAGTAGAACGTACTGAGGCTTTTATGGAAATGAAGGGTAATATTGTAATGTCTCGTTTACGTGAAAAATTAAGTTATTTAAGTGTAATTACCACATTAGCTCCACTTTTAGGACTTTTAGGAACTATTGTTGGTATGATTACCACATTTAGTATTTTTAATATTCAAGCTGGTCAACCAATGGCCATTACAGGTGGTATCGGTGAAGCTCTAATTGCCACAGCTTCTGGTCTTTGTGTGGCAATTTTATCTTTATGTGTTCATTCTTATCTCTCACATAAAATGAACAATATTATCACTAATATGGAACAATGTTTTTCTGCTTTATCTGAGGCTAAAGTCAGAGGTGCTAATAAATGA
- a CDS encoding ExbD/TolR family protein — protein MKLRNYRETKQPDLNIIPMIDIMFFLLVFFMLSTMYMVEQKTIPVNLPQATSAAIDNKTNFTVTLKDDGSIYLEDQQTDIQTLLMQATKEQKNNPSFAIIIRADKDINYDKVVSFIDTLKKAGITRFGLATNGAGGN, from the coding sequence ATGAAATTAAGAAATTATCGTGAGACTAAACAACCTGATTTAAATATCATTCCAATGATTGATATTATGTTTTTTTTATTGGTATTTTTTATGCTTAGTACGATGTACATGGTAGAACAAAAAACTATTCCTGTAAATTTACCACAAGCTACTTCTGCTGCTATTGATAACAAAACTAATTTTACGGTAACCCTAAAGGATGATGGTAGTATTTATCTAGAAGACCAACAAACAGATATTCAAACATTATTAATGCAAGCAACTAAAGAGCAAAAAAATAATCCATCATTTGCTATTATTATTCGAGCAGATAAAGATATTAATTATGACAAAGTAGTTTCTTTTATTGATACATTAAAAAAAGCTGGTATCACTCGTTTTGGTTTAGCAACAAATGGAGCGGGTGGTAATTAA